The Haloarcula sp. DT43 genome includes a region encoding these proteins:
- a CDS encoding aldo/keto reductase: MTDLPAMGLGTWENTDPDTCANSVRTALEAGYRHIDTAQHYENERAVGAGIAAADVPRDEVFVASKVHPKRFGLGYDEVIEGLDATLDRLGLETLDLLYVHWPVDGYEATETLAAFDELVNRGRIEHVGVSNFSVELLDEAIDTLDVPLFAHQAETHPLLQQDELVAHAQADGYHHVAYSPLARGRVFDVPEIEAIAVKHGVSPAQVSLAWLLSRDGVSVVPKATSEAHIRDNLGALDLALDAADVDRIRGIEHTERFVERDGAPWQAE; the protein is encoded by the coding sequence ATGACTGACCTGCCAGCGATGGGACTCGGCACCTGGGAGAACACGGACCCGGACACCTGTGCGAACAGCGTTCGAACGGCGCTGGAAGCCGGGTATCGCCACATCGACACCGCACAGCACTACGAGAACGAGCGGGCCGTCGGGGCGGGCATCGCCGCCGCCGACGTGCCGCGAGACGAGGTGTTCGTCGCCTCGAAAGTGCATCCGAAGCGGTTCGGACTGGGCTACGACGAGGTCATCGAGGGCCTCGACGCGACGCTGGACCGGCTTGGGCTGGAAACGCTTGACCTCCTCTACGTCCACTGGCCGGTGGACGGCTACGAGGCGACGGAGACGCTGGCGGCGTTCGACGAACTGGTCAATCGAGGACGAATAGAGCACGTCGGCGTCTCGAACTTCAGCGTCGAGTTGCTGGACGAGGCCATCGACACGCTCGACGTGCCGCTGTTCGCCCACCAGGCCGAGACCCACCCGCTGTTACAGCAGGACGAACTCGTCGCCCACGCGCAGGCAGACGGGTACCACCACGTCGCGTACTCGCCGCTGGCCCGTGGGCGCGTGTTCGACGTCCCGGAAATCGAGGCAATCGCGGTGAAACACGGCGTCAGCCCGGCACAGGTTAGTCTCGCCTGGTTGCTCTCGCGAGACGGCGTGAGCGTCGTCCCGAAGGCCACGAGCGAAGCCCACATCCGGGACAACCTCGGGGCGCTCGACCTGGCCCTCGACGCCGCGGACGTCGACCGAATCCGCGGTATCGAGCACACCGAGCGGTTCGTCGAGCGCGACGGCGCGCCGTGGCAGGCGGAGTGA